The following proteins come from a genomic window of Flavobacterium eburneipallidum:
- the cas2 gene encoding CRISPR-associated endonuclease Cas2: MELNAYRIMWLFVFFDLPTETKKDRRNASQFRGSLLKDGFSMMQFSVYIRHCASGESADVHEKRINKLVPPLGKVSVLRITDKQFGMIINYLGKAKQEAVDAPTQLELF; encoded by the coding sequence ATGGAACTTAACGCCTACCGAATAATGTGGTTGTTTGTATTTTTTGATTTGCCAACAGAAACCAAAAAGGATCGACGCAATGCTTCGCAATTCCGTGGCAGTTTGTTAAAAGATGGTTTCTCGATGATGCAATTTTCGGTTTATATTCGTCATTGTGCTAGTGGCGAAAGTGCCGATGTGCACGAAAAACGGATAAACAAACTCGTTCCGCCTTTGGGTAAAGTCAGTGTTTTACGAATTACCGACAAACAATTTGGGATGATTATTAATTATTTGGGCAAAGCCAAACAAGAAGCGGTAGATGCACCCACGCAATTGGAATTATTCTAG
- the cas9 gene encoding type II CRISPR RNA-guided endonuclease Cas9 (Cas9, originally named Csn1, is the large, multifunctional signature protein of type II CRISPR/Cas systems. It is well known even to general audiences because its RNA-guided endonuclease activity has made it a popular tool for custom editing of eukaryotic genomes.) — MAKILGLDLGTNSIGWALIDDKLNKILGIGSRIFPMGVENLGDGDNEMSKNASRTGARGVRRQFFRRRLRKKVLLKSLSENNMCPMSLKDFEDWKQTKQFPSEKLATWFAMNPYELRQKALNEKLSLEEIGRIFYHLIQRRGFLSNSRKSGGEDDEKGTIFKGIPKEGKIGISETQESIEGKTLGSYLFEIYPKENQPFQYGLERIRNRYTTRKMYIDEFELIWDKQSEFHSVLNYDLKTVFGGRKQDNYKEDGIIFHQRPLRSQKHLVGNCSFEPSKTKCPISAIPVEMFRIWQWVNTVEYNGKKISQIEKNKLIEQLLSFDKIEFKKLRKAIGKESAEFKFNYKDDDKIVGTHTISNLSNKKYFGKKWFDFSEKEQEDIWHVLYFFDSKSNLAAYAIKNWNFTEEQAVAISKFNVKDGYASLSRKAIANILPFLQQGYTYDVAVVMGGIKNTFGDKWQNDTAENNQKQLELIDNVEAIVRFKISGGFIDTIKDLLRKEFQLNDKQLKKLYHHSATIDVTELLEKLPVGKDADKEIQAIRNPIVITALFELRKLVNELIEEHGQLDEIKVEMARDLKISKSQRNKIRRDQKRLERENDRVKTEVEKYARVSHDNILKFKLWEECKQTCPYTGVTIPISKLFTGEVQIEHIHPWSRSLNDSFNNKTLCYADENRRKGDRTPFEFYGNDELDWIARKERALKLFSDTKEYPNAYQKFKRFVQIKFDDDFSSRQLNDTRFISKEASTYLAKICKKVNVSPGQMTANLRQKWGLNTVLNDENAKTREDHRHHAIDALVMACGKTSYLQELSKWNRYNRNYDLKDFPMPWESFRKDAEVAVDKILISHKRIANDITIRYTKVEKNGKTHINKGVAARGQLHKETVFGKRNFNGEEAFHVRKSIDSLTTEKQLEKVVDEAIRMLIYKRIQELGGFVKGTIPVNTFFIVDENGVKQPQIFLPNKNGAPVPILKIRMKENIGGAEKLKDNVNQWVNPRNNHHVLIYKDDKGNLKEEVVTFWTVVERKSKGFSTYQLPVEGKEVVATLHINDMFLLGLNEDEINWGNPDYEILRGNLYRVQKLTSGDYFFRKHKSSTVTDDDYKQIRGFGEGKTGWFTFNPIKVKISVSGKISKI; from the coding sequence ATGGCAAAAATATTAGGATTAGATTTAGGGACTAACTCGATTGGGTGGGCTTTAATTGATGATAAATTGAATAAAATTTTAGGCATTGGGAGCAGAATTTTTCCAATGGGTGTTGAGAATTTGGGCGATGGTGATAATGAAATGTCTAAAAATGCAAGTCGAACAGGAGCAAGAGGCGTAAGGCGTCAATTCTTTAGACGAAGATTAAGAAAGAAAGTATTGTTAAAATCACTTTCAGAAAATAATATGTGTCCAATGAGTTTGAAAGATTTTGAAGATTGGAAACAAACCAAACAATTCCCCTCTGAAAAATTAGCCACTTGGTTTGCAATGAATCCTTATGAATTGCGCCAAAAAGCATTGAATGAGAAGTTGTCTTTAGAAGAAATTGGTAGAATTTTTTACCATTTAATTCAAAGAAGAGGTTTCTTAAGTAATAGCAGAAAAAGTGGAGGAGAAGATGATGAAAAAGGAACTATTTTTAAAGGTATTCCAAAAGAAGGGAAAATTGGAATATCAGAAACACAAGAAAGCATTGAAGGCAAAACTTTAGGTTCTTATTTATTTGAGATTTATCCAAAAGAAAATCAACCGTTTCAGTATGGATTAGAAAGAATCCGAAATAGATACACCACTCGTAAGATGTATATCGATGAATTTGAATTGATTTGGGATAAACAATCGGAATTTCATTCTGTTTTAAATTATGATTTAAAAACAGTTTTTGGAGGAAGAAAGCAAGATAATTACAAAGAAGATGGAATTATATTTCATCAAAGACCTTTACGCTCACAAAAGCATTTGGTCGGTAATTGTTCTTTTGAACCTTCAAAAACAAAATGCCCAATAAGTGCTATTCCTGTTGAAATGTTTAGAATTTGGCAATGGGTAAATACTGTTGAATATAATGGAAAGAAAATATCTCAAATAGAAAAAAACAAATTGATTGAGCAATTGCTTTCCTTTGATAAAATTGAATTCAAAAAACTACGAAAAGCCATCGGTAAAGAAAGTGCAGAATTCAAATTCAATTATAAAGACGACGATAAAATAGTTGGCACACATACTATTTCTAATTTATCCAATAAAAAATATTTTGGCAAAAAATGGTTTGATTTTTCAGAAAAAGAGCAGGAAGATATTTGGCACGTTTTATATTTTTTTGACAGTAAATCAAATCTTGCAGCATATGCTATTAAGAATTGGAATTTTACAGAGGAACAAGCTGTTGCAATTTCAAAGTTTAATGTAAAAGACGGCTACGCTAGTTTGAGCCGAAAAGCTATTGCTAATATTTTACCATTTTTACAGCAAGGATATACTTATGATGTTGCAGTGGTTATGGGTGGAATAAAAAATACTTTTGGTGACAAATGGCAAAATGATACAGCAGAAAACAATCAGAAGCAATTAGAATTAATTGATAATGTTGAAGCTATTGTTAGATTTAAAATTTCAGGTGGTTTTATAGATACTATTAAAGATTTACTTCGAAAAGAATTTCAATTGAATGACAAACAATTAAAGAAACTCTATCATCATTCGGCAACAATTGATGTTACGGAATTACTAGAAAAATTACCAGTTGGCAAAGATGCCGATAAGGAAATACAAGCTATTCGAAATCCAATTGTAATAACTGCTTTATTTGAATTGCGGAAATTGGTAAATGAATTAATTGAAGAACACGGACAACTCGACGAGATAAAAGTAGAAATGGCTCGAGATTTAAAAATCTCCAAATCACAGCGAAATAAAATTCGTAGAGATCAAAAGCGATTAGAACGTGAAAATGACAGAGTGAAAACCGAAGTTGAAAAATATGCTAGAGTTTCACACGATAACATTTTAAAATTCAAACTTTGGGAAGAGTGCAAACAGACTTGTCCTTATACAGGTGTTACAATTCCTATTAGCAAACTTTTTACAGGCGAAGTCCAAATAGAACATATTCATCCGTGGAGTCGTTCGTTGAACGATAGTTTCAATAATAAAACATTGTGTTATGCTGATGAAAACAGGCGTAAAGGAGATAGAACGCCTTTTGAATTTTATGGAAATGACGAATTGGATTGGATTGCTAGAAAAGAACGAGCATTAAAATTATTTTCAGACACCAAGGAATATCCAAACGCTTACCAGAAATTCAAAAGATTTGTACAGATAAAGTTTGATGATGATTTCAGTTCAAGACAATTAAATGACACCCGATTTATAAGCAAAGAAGCTTCAACTTATTTAGCAAAAATTTGCAAAAAAGTAAATGTCTCTCCAGGACAAATGACAGCCAACTTGCGCCAAAAGTGGGGATTGAATACTGTTTTGAATGATGAAAATGCTAAAACGAGAGAAGATCATCGTCATCACGCCATCGATGCCTTGGTTATGGCTTGTGGCAAAACAAGTTATTTACAGGAATTATCCAAATGGAATCGCTACAATAGAAACTACGATTTAAAAGATTTTCCGATGCCTTGGGAATCGTTTAGAAAAGATGCTGAAGTTGCTGTTGATAAAATATTGATTTCACATAAACGTATTGCTAATGATATCACTATTCGATATACCAAAGTAGAAAAAAACGGAAAAACGCATATCAATAAAGGGGTTGCTGCACGAGGACAATTGCATAAAGAAACCGTTTTTGGTAAACGAAATTTTAATGGAGAAGAAGCATTTCACGTTAGGAAATCCATTGATAGTTTGACAACCGAAAAACAACTTGAAAAAGTAGTTGACGAAGCTATTAGAATGTTAATTTATAAAAGAATTCAAGAATTAGGCGGATTTGTAAAAGGAACAATTCCTGTAAATACTTTTTTTATTGTTGATGAAAATGGAGTGAAACAACCACAAATTTTCTTGCCTAATAAAAATGGAGCGCCAGTACCAATTTTGAAAATAAGGATGAAAGAAAATATTGGAGGAGCAGAAAAGCTAAAGGATAATGTTAATCAATGGGTGAATCCTAGGAATAATCATCACGTTTTGATTTATAAAGACGACAAAGGAAATTTAAAGGAAGAAGTGGTAACTTTTTGGACTGTTGTGGAACGAAAAAGCAAAGGATTTTCAACGTATCAACTTCCTGTCGAGGGAAAAGAAGTGGTTGCGACTTTGCATATTAATGATATGTTTTTATTAGGATTAAATGAAGATGAAATCAATTGGGGAAATCCTGATTATGAAATTTTAAGAGGTAATTTGTACAGAGTTCAAAAATTAACATCAGGAGATTATTTTTTTAGAAAACATAAGTCTTCAACGGTTACGGATGATGATTACAAACAAATAAGAGGATTTGGAGAAGGTAAAACAGGATGGTTTACATTTAATCCTATAAAAGTAAAAATTTCAGTTTCGGGAAAAATTTCAAAAATCTGA
- the tgt gene encoding tRNA guanosine(34) transglycosylase Tgt — translation MKFDLLQKDPHTKARAGSITTDHGVIETPIFMPVGTVASVKGVHQRELKEEINPDIILGNTYHLYLRPQTEILEKAGGLHKFMNWDRNILTDSGGYQVYSLSSNRKIKEEGVKFKSHIDGSYHFFTPENVMEIQRTIGADIIMAFDECTPYPCDYRYAQRSMHMTHRWLDRCINHLDKLPYKYGYEQTFFPIVQGSTYKDLRRQSAEYIANSGQQGNAIGGLSVGEPAEEMYAMTEVVCEILPEDKPRYLMGVGTPINILENIALGIDMFDCVMPTRNARNGMLFTANGTINIKNKKWEADFSVIDEMGHTFVDTEYSKAYLRHLFAANEYLGKQIATIHNLGFYMWLVREARKHIIAGDFRTWKDMMVRNMSQRL, via the coding sequence ATGAAATTTGATTTATTACAAAAAGATCCACATACCAAAGCCAGAGCAGGAAGTATCACTACTGATCACGGTGTTATTGAAACTCCAATTTTTATGCCTGTGGGAACGGTTGCTTCGGTAAAAGGAGTGCACCAACGGGAATTGAAAGAAGAGATAAACCCCGATATTATCCTCGGGAATACCTATCATTTATACCTGCGTCCGCAAACCGAAATTCTAGAAAAAGCAGGTGGTTTGCATAAATTCATGAATTGGGACAGAAATATTCTGACCGATTCGGGTGGATATCAGGTATATTCACTTTCTTCTAATAGAAAAATTAAGGAAGAAGGTGTAAAATTCAAATCGCATATTGACGGTTCCTATCATTTTTTTACTCCTGAAAATGTGATGGAAATCCAGCGTACCATTGGTGCAGACATCATTATGGCTTTTGACGAATGTACACCGTATCCTTGCGATTACCGTTACGCACAGCGTTCGATGCACATGACGCACCGTTGGTTGGACAGATGTATCAATCATTTGGATAAACTGCCATATAAATATGGTTATGAGCAAACTTTTTTTCCAATTGTTCAAGGAAGTACTTATAAAGATTTACGTCGTCAATCTGCTGAATATATTGCCAATTCAGGTCAGCAGGGAAATGCCATAGGCGGACTTTCAGTAGGTGAACCAGCCGAAGAAATGTATGCCATGACCGAAGTGGTTTGTGAAATCCTTCCGGAAGACAAGCCTCGTTATTTAATGGGCGTAGGAACTCCAATCAATATTTTGGAAAATATTGCTTTGGGAATTGATATGTTCGATTGTGTGATGCCAACCCGAAATGCTAGAAACGGAATGCTGTTCACGGCTAACGGAACGATTAATATCAAAAACAAAAAATGGGAAGCCGATTTTTCTGTAATTGATGAAATGGGTCATACTTTTGTAGATACAGAATATTCCAAAGCCTATTTGCGTCACTTGTTTGCTGCCAATGAATACCTCGGAAAACAAATCGCTACGATACACAATCTTGGATTTTATATGTGGCTGGTTCGCGAAGCTAGAAAACATATCATAGCAGGAGATTTTAGAACCTGGAAAGACATGATGGTGCGCAATATGAGCCAAAGATTGTAA
- a CDS encoding ribbon-helix-helix domain-containing protein — MTRQSITLANQNDEWLKKQVAEEEFTSKSEAINYLIKKARSQDDYVEFVRMKLDKAEKSGFSSKTKEELLAEIKKKLNV; from the coding sequence ATGACACGTCAAAGTATCACTTTAGCCAATCAAAATGACGAATGGTTAAAAAAACAAGTTGCAGAAGAAGAATTTACTAGTAAAAGTGAAGCTATTAATTATCTCATCAAAAAAGCACGTTCGCAAGATGATTATGTAGAATTTGTTAGAATGAAGCTTGATAAAGCGGAGAAAAGTGGATTTAGCTCTAAAACTAAAGAAGAGTTATTAGCTGAAATTAAGAAAAAATTAAATGTTTAG
- a CDS encoding type II toxin-antitoxin system RelE/ParE family toxin: MFSYKLNIQAEEDLTRIFEYGMSRFGMLQAHKYYDMFFDCFSKIASNPYLFPEAIRFRQGYRYCVCGVDTIFYKINVDTIEIMAIIGRQNF; the protein is encoded by the coding sequence ATGTTTAGTTATAAACTAAATATTCAAGCAGAAGAGGATTTGACTCGAATTTTTGAATATGGAATGAGTCGTTTCGGAATGCTTCAAGCGCATAAATATTATGATATGTTTTTTGATTGTTTTTCAAAAATTGCATCAAATCCGTATCTATTTCCAGAAGCTATTCGTTTTCGTCAAGGATATAGATATTGTGTTTGTGGAGTTGATACCATTTTTTACAAAATTAATGTCGATACAATAGAAATAATGGCTATCATTGGCAGGCAAAATTTTTAA
- a CDS encoding DMT family transporter, producing MQKDKLGSYLNLHLIVFIWGFTAVLGALISIAADALVWYRMLLASGFLLLFILSKKKSFSVPPKELFKLIFVGLLIALHWITFFEAIHISNVSITLAVFSLGAFLASLLEPLFYGRKVLWYEVFFGLVIIAGLGVILQVEMNYLEGMLYALASIIMGVLFTLMNGKLIEKHDSAVITFYEFLAGVVFISIYFIFENKFTADFFVLSVNDWILLLILSSICTAYAFTASVKVMQKLSPYTVMLTTSLEPVYGIILAYLILGGKEKMSFEFYIGALLIVITVILNGVVKHYLSNKE from the coding sequence ATGCAAAAAGATAAATTAGGAAGTTATTTGAATCTTCATTTAATTGTATTTATTTGGGGATTTACAGCCGTATTAGGAGCTTTGATTTCGATAGCTGCTGATGCTTTGGTTTGGTATCGAATGCTTCTAGCAAGTGGATTTTTATTGCTTTTTATACTTTCAAAAAAGAAGTCATTTTCCGTTCCTCCTAAAGAATTATTCAAATTAATTTTTGTGGGACTTTTGATAGCTTTACATTGGATTACTTTTTTCGAAGCCATTCATATTTCTAATGTTTCCATCACTTTAGCGGTTTTTTCGTTGGGTGCTTTTTTAGCATCGCTACTCGAACCTTTGTTTTATGGCCGAAAAGTACTTTGGTATGAAGTATTCTTCGGATTGGTTATCATTGCTGGATTGGGCGTTATTTTGCAAGTCGAAATGAATTATTTGGAAGGAATGTTGTATGCCTTGGCTTCTATAATAATGGGTGTTTTATTCACCCTAATGAATGGAAAATTAATCGAAAAACACGATTCGGCGGTTATCACTTTTTATGAATTCTTGGCTGGAGTGGTTTTTATTTCAATCTATTTTATATTCGAAAATAAATTCACAGCTGATTTCTTTGTTCTGTCGGTTAATGATTGGATTTTACTACTGATTTTATCATCCATTTGCACCGCTTATGCTTTTACAGCTTCGGTCAAAGTGATGCAAAAACTTTCGCCTTATACAGTGATGCTAACTACGAGTTTAGAGCCTGTTTACGGAATTATTTTGGCGTATTTAATCCTTGGCGGAAAAGAAAAAATGAGCTTTGAGTTTTATATTGGAGCCTTATTAATTGTCATAACTGTTATTCTTAACGGCGTTGTGAAACACTATTTATCGAATAAAGAATAA
- a CDS encoding LptF/LptG family permease codes for MLTIIDKYILKKYLSTFGVMLLLFAPIGIIIDVSEKINKMIANKIPLSEILVYYYNFTIYFMNLLFPIFLFLSVIWFTSKLANNTEIIAILSSGISFSRFLRPFIIGATIVSIVVLLMGFFIVPKANEGFNNFRYTYLRSDGKEAMRGKNTDVFRQISKNEFIYVNSFNPETKTAYNFSYEKFKKDKLEYKISASRIQWNPKTKNYTMYDYVKRTVGTLEDKIEKADSKEAKFSFDLEDLTPVIYIAETLTLGKLNRFIEKEKSRGSSNVNIYKVVLYKKYSIPVSAFILTIIAVSVSAMKRRGGMGVSLAIGIGIAFSFVFFDKIFGTLAEKSTFSPLLAVWFSNIVFGILAIFLLRNAKR; via the coding sequence ATGTTAACAATAATAGACAAATACATCCTTAAAAAATACTTATCCACTTTTGGGGTAATGTTACTTTTGTTTGCACCTATTGGAATTATCATTGATGTTTCGGAGAAGATAAATAAAATGATTGCCAACAAAATTCCACTCTCGGAAATATTGGTTTACTATTATAATTTCACGATTTATTTCATGAATTTATTGTTTCCGATATTTTTGTTTCTGTCGGTGATTTGGTTTACTTCAAAACTGGCCAATAATACGGAAATTATTGCGATTTTGAGTTCGGGAATTTCGTTTTCACGATTTTTGAGACCTTTTATAATTGGAGCTACTATTGTTTCTATTGTTGTGTTATTGATGGGTTTTTTTATTGTTCCAAAGGCAAACGAAGGCTTTAATAATTTTCGATACACCTATCTTCGAAGTGACGGAAAAGAAGCCATGAGAGGAAAAAACACAGATGTTTTTCGCCAAATCAGTAAAAACGAATTTATCTATGTCAATAGCTTTAATCCCGAAACCAAAACGGCTTATAATTTTAGTTATGAGAAGTTTAAAAAAGATAAATTAGAGTATAAAATTTCGGCTAGTAGAATTCAATGGAATCCGAAAACCAAGAATTATACAATGTATGATTATGTCAAAAGAACGGTCGGAACATTAGAAGACAAAATCGAAAAAGCCGATAGCAAGGAGGCTAAATTTAGTTTTGATTTAGAAGATTTAACCCCCGTGATTTATATTGCCGAGACCTTAACTTTAGGTAAATTGAATCGGTTTATCGAAAAAGAAAAAAGTAGAGGTTCTTCTAATGTTAATATCTACAAGGTGGTTTTGTACAAAAAATACAGTATTCCCGTTTCGGCATTTATCTTGACTATTATTGCCGTTTCTGTTTCAGCCATGAAGCGCAGAGGAGGAATGGGAGTGAGTCTAGCGATTGGAATTGGAATTGCTTTTTCCTTTGTATTTTTTGATAAAATATTTGGAACTCTAGCCGAAAAATCTACTTTTTCGCCATTGTTAGCGGTTTGGTTTTCGAATATTGTGTTCGGAATTTTAGCCATTTTTTTACTACGAAATGCAAAAAGATAA
- the cas1 gene encoding type II CRISPR-associated endonuclease Cas1 has product MIKKSILIENKTSITTKNLQLVIQSEIRESSVPIEDIGFLVLDHPEIYLSLPAMNLLVENNTAVIICSKNHLPNGMFLNLNSHHIQQEVFRNQIEASVPLKKQLWQQTIVEKITNQGILLTKITQNKNSFEFLASKVLSGDTTNMEGVAASQYWKSFFDTYDINFRRERFGDYPNNFLNYGYAILRAATARALSGSGLLNTLGIHHKSKYNAFALADDIMEPFRPLVDEKVFEIMQNYEEQELNTKIKAELLQVLTRTVYFKDEKSPLMVALQKTASSLQQCFMGSRKKIKYPKLWNLTPTE; this is encoded by the coding sequence ATGATAAAAAAATCCATTTTAATAGAAAACAAAACATCCATTACGACCAAAAATTTACAATTGGTTATCCAATCCGAAATTCGAGAAAGCTCAGTGCCCATTGAAGATATTGGTTTTTTAGTTTTAGATCATCCCGAAATTTACTTGAGTTTACCCGCCATGAATTTATTAGTAGAAAACAATACTGCTGTGATTATTTGTTCTAAAAATCATTTGCCTAACGGAATGTTTCTGAACCTCAACAGCCATCATATTCAGCAAGAAGTTTTTAGAAACCAAATTGAAGCTTCTGTTCCACTAAAAAAACAATTGTGGCAACAAACTATTGTGGAGAAAATAACCAATCAAGGGATTCTTTTGACAAAAATTACTCAAAATAAAAACAGCTTCGAATTCTTGGCAAGCAAAGTCTTGAGTGGAGATACGACAAACATGGAAGGAGTCGCTGCAAGCCAATATTGGAAATCCTTTTTTGATACTTATGACATCAATTTCAGACGAGAACGTTTTGGCGATTATCCCAATAATTTTCTCAATTATGGTTATGCGATTCTTCGGGCAGCAACCGCTAGAGCTTTGTCTGGAAGCGGATTATTGAACACGCTAGGCATTCATCACAAGAGCAAATACAACGCTTTTGCACTAGCCGATGATATTATGGAACCGTTCCGACCATTGGTTGACGAAAAAGTTTTCGAAATTATGCAAAACTATGAGGAACAGGAATTGAACACTAAAATCAAAGCCGAACTCTTGCAAGTATTAACTCGAACCGTTTATTTCAAGGATGAAAAAAGTCCGTTGATGGTCGCACTACAAAAAACGGCTAGTTCCTTGCAACAGTGTTTTATGGGAAGTAGAAAAAAAATTAAATATCCAAAATTATGGAACTTAACGCCTACCGAATAA